A stretch of the Desulforamulus ferrireducens genome encodes the following:
- a CDS encoding sugar diacid recognition domain-containing protein: MAKSTTAYSIEQIYDILDSLASEVVELVASETGENVHIMGQGGRIIATTQPERLGTIHEGAKKLLAGEIDEAFITEEDCQKLTGVRPGYTAPILFDGKRIAGLGISGDPRRTKPMARIGIRVVESLIIRELSNIAVRQTVQEVHQRIEEATSSIQEVAASAQHLVAGSNNMAKISEQATTKVAQVNAILEAIEEISTHSNLLGLNAAIEAARAGEYGRGFGVVAAEIRKMALSSAKSVGDTTKIVEEIQSIFHQISSAVMQNAAITESQTAALEELSVQLTEITLQMDKLSNSFQK; encoded by the coding sequence TTGGCAAAAAGCACGACAGCTTATTCAATTGAGCAAATATACGACATTCTAGATTCGCTGGCCTCGGAAGTGGTAGAGTTGGTCGCCTCAGAAACAGGTGAAAATGTCCATATCATGGGGCAGGGTGGTAGGATTATAGCCACTACTCAGCCTGAACGGCTTGGCACCATTCATGAAGGAGCCAAAAAACTACTGGCTGGGGAAATTGACGAAGCCTTCATTACCGAGGAAGATTGCCAAAAGCTCACCGGTGTACGTCCGGGCTATACAGCCCCTATTTTATTTGATGGCAAACGCATTGCCGGGCTGGGTATCTCCGGTGACCCCAGACGCACCAAACCCATGGCCCGCATTGGTATACGAGTGGTGGAATCATTAATTATCAGAGAGTTATCTAACATTGCCGTGCGGCAAACGGTCCAAGAGGTTCATCAACGTATTGAAGAGGCAACTTCATCCATCCAAGAAGTGGCAGCCTCTGCCCAGCACCTGGTGGCCGGCAGCAATAACATGGCCAAAATTTCGGAACAGGCTACCACTAAGGTTGCCCAAGTGAATGCTATTCTCGAGGCCATAGAGGAAATCTCTACCCACAGTAATTTGCTCGGCTTAAATGCTGCCATTGAAGCCGCCAGGGCCGGTGAATATGGCCGGGGCTTTGGGGTGGTGGCAGCCGAAATTCGTAAGATGGCCCTCTCCAGTGCTAAATCAGTGGGTGACACCACAAAAATTGTTGAGGAAATTCAAAGCATCTTTCACCAGATTTCCTCCGCCGTGATGCAAAACGCGGCAATTACCGAAAGCCAAACGGCAGCCTTGGAGGAGTTATCTGTTCAACTAACTGAGATTACCTTACAAATGGACAAACTGTCTAATAGCTTTCAAAAATAG
- a CDS encoding MFS transporter: MGLKYLKESPRWLVAKGRVAEAEQVIKDLTGEDIDLSDAAKNVPPKVNAWEQFIGMFSGKYLKRTSILLLFGIPAVIGSFVLSVWIPTLAGMRGFSMEQSLNIGVAFMAGAPVGMYLFSFFSDKGGRKIPLAIAILLTAVTALVYAFIGNNYILTLVVAFFLNAFVMGYGFIHMAYVPEHYPTKMRNTAVGTINAVQRLGVSFSQPFIPVVVAAYGVNGLFLGVFAIFAFAATVVFLLGQRTGGIPLEQIE, from the coding sequence TTGGGTCTTAAATATCTCAAGGAATCTCCTCGCTGGCTAGTTGCCAAAGGACGGGTTGCAGAAGCTGAACAAGTGATCAAGGATTTGACCGGTGAAGATATCGACCTGAGTGATGCCGCTAAAAATGTTCCCCCGAAAGTCAACGCCTGGGAGCAATTCATCGGCATGTTCTCCGGCAAATATCTTAAACGTACCTCAATTCTACTGCTCTTCGGTATTCCGGCTGTAATCGGCTCTTTCGTTTTGAGTGTTTGGATTCCGACCTTAGCCGGCATGAGAGGATTTTCCATGGAACAGAGCTTAAACATCGGTGTTGCCTTTATGGCAGGAGCTCCCGTGGGTATGTACCTATTCTCCTTCTTCTCAGATAAAGGCGGTCGTAAAATCCCCTTAGCCATCGCCATTTTGCTGACAGCGGTTACAGCTTTGGTATATGCCTTTATCGGCAATAACTACATCTTAACTTTAGTCGTAGCCTTCTTCTTAAACGCCTTTGTTATGGGTTATGGTTTCATTCATATGGCCTATGTGCCAGAGCACTATCCCACAAAAATGCGCAATACCGCAGTTGGTACCATCAATGCCGTTCAACGTCTGGGAGTTTCCTTCTCCCAACCATTTATTCCTGTAGTGGTGGCCGCTTATGGTGTTAATGGGCTATTCCTCGGTGTATTTGCCATCTTTGCCTTTGCCGCCACTGTGGTATTTTTACTCGGTCAACGTACCGGCGGTATTCCCTTAGAACAAATCGAATAA
- a CDS encoding spore coat associated protein CotJA: protein MFRDDKKVAQATAQAAPMMGPLGGLGGMPYAGHPGISPYQPLPGMQPQGFPESSCPGMELARAYICIQRFGPVYDFAKALEVGTLFPELFRPYRPNK, encoded by the coding sequence ATGTTTAGAGATGATAAAAAAGTTGCACAAGCCACAGCTCAGGCAGCCCCCATGATGGGTCCCCTGGGCGGCCTGGGTGGTATGCCTTATGCCGGCCATCCTGGCATTTCTCCCTACCAACCACTACCTGGTATGCAACCCCAAGGATTTCCGGAGTCCTCTTGCCCGGGCATGGAATTAGCAAGGGCGTATATCTGCATTCAGCGCTTTGGCCCGGTTTATGATTTTGCCAAAGCCTTGGAAGTGGGAACTCTCTTCCCCGAATTATTCCGCCCCTATCGTCCTAACAAATAA
- a CDS encoding aryl-sulfate sulfotransferase, with amino-acid sequence MTAKFKEFPHIITKQHQAEEAFLAEYRAKEHSFANPYVKLNPYLIAPLTALIMFTTPEPAKVTVTVKGKESAGDISFQFAAATEHMIPVYGLYADYDNTVELTLGSGEKTVVKIKTEPTPETVKLPTKIETSAEYFQDNIMFVSPATPAAVAGYDYQGEVRWYTTLNLSWDIKRVRNGRLLIATERLAAPPYHTSGIYEMGMIGKIYKEFRLPGGTHHDYIELEDGNLIILTNDLSRGTVEDMCVLVDRNTGEVLKVWDYQKVLPQDVGGSGSQDSHDWFHNNAVWYDKKTNSLTLSGRHQDVIINIDYETGDLNWVIGDPEGWPQEMVDKYFFKPVGEGDFDWPYEQHACIILPNGDVMAFDNGHWRAKVKEKYVPAKDNFSRGVRYRIDTDKMEIEQVWQYGKERGAEFFSTYISNVEYYGEGHYLVHSGGIGTKYGEPMDLPPSMFMGEDAEGIEMNSITVEIQDDVVKYEMHLPANFYRAEKLKLYSAEDILTLGKGELLGSFGVTEEFLTIPPATEAGLVPESYNVKIGLEEDRIILKASFEKGQMVLLQLEGESTHSYFIPTTKRPYMAMCVGTFLESDDRAVEFPISREGLAGEFKVSLIIDENKYDTGVNLLL; translated from the coding sequence ATGACGGCAAAGTTTAAAGAATTTCCCCACATTATCACCAAGCAGCATCAAGCTGAGGAGGCTTTTTTGGCAGAATACCGTGCCAAGGAACATTCCTTTGCCAACCCCTATGTTAAATTAAATCCCTATCTCATTGCCCCATTGACAGCTCTCATCATGTTTACAACCCCGGAACCAGCCAAGGTAACCGTTACCGTTAAGGGTAAGGAAAGTGCCGGGGATATTAGCTTCCAGTTTGCCGCAGCCACCGAGCACATGATTCCTGTTTATGGCCTTTATGCCGACTATGACAATACTGTGGAACTCACCCTGGGTAGTGGTGAAAAAACAGTGGTCAAGATCAAAACCGAGCCAACTCCCGAAACAGTTAAATTACCCACTAAAATAGAGACCTCTGCTGAATATTTTCAAGATAATATCATGTTTGTTAGCCCAGCCACCCCGGCTGCAGTGGCTGGCTATGACTATCAAGGGGAAGTTCGTTGGTATACCACCCTTAACCTGTCCTGGGATATTAAAAGGGTACGTAATGGACGTTTATTAATTGCCACCGAACGTTTAGCTGCTCCTCCTTACCATACCTCCGGTATTTATGAGATGGGTATGATTGGTAAAATCTATAAAGAGTTTCGTTTGCCCGGTGGTACCCACCACGACTACATTGAGTTAGAGGATGGTAATTTAATTATCTTAACTAACGATTTGTCCCGGGGTACTGTGGAAGATATGTGTGTATTGGTGGATCGCAATACAGGCGAAGTTTTGAAAGTTTGGGATTACCAAAAAGTGCTACCTCAAGATGTGGGTGGCTCTGGTAGCCAGGATAGCCACGACTGGTTCCATAACAATGCTGTGTGGTATGACAAGAAGACTAACTCCCTCACCCTATCTGGCCGTCACCAGGATGTAATCATTAACATTGATTATGAGACCGGTGACTTAAACTGGGTAATCGGTGACCCCGAGGGCTGGCCCCAGGAAATGGTAGATAAGTACTTCTTTAAGCCAGTGGGTGAAGGTGATTTTGACTGGCCATATGAACAGCACGCTTGCATTATCTTACCCAACGGAGATGTGATGGCCTTCGATAACGGTCACTGGCGAGCCAAGGTTAAAGAAAAATACGTTCCTGCCAAGGATAACTTCTCCCGTGGAGTAAGATATCGTATCGACACTGACAAAATGGAAATTGAGCAAGTTTGGCAGTATGGCAAGGAAAGAGGGGCAGAATTTTTCTCCACCTATATTTCCAATGTGGAGTACTATGGTGAAGGCCATTACCTGGTACATTCCGGCGGTATTGGTACCAAGTATGGAGAGCCTATGGATTTACCTCCGTCTATGTTTATGGGCGAGGATGCCGAAGGTATTGAAATGAATTCCATTACCGTAGAAATTCAAGATGATGTAGTTAAATACGAAATGCATTTGCCCGCCAACTTCTATCGTGCCGAAAAATTAAAGCTATACAGCGCTGAGGATATCTTAACCCTGGGCAAGGGTGAGCTATTGGGTTCCTTTGGGGTGACTGAAGAATTCTTGACTATCCCCCCTGCCACAGAAGCCGGTCTGGTACCCGAGAGCTATAACGTCAAGATTGGTTTAGAAGAAGACCGCATTATCCTTAAGGCAAGCTTTGAAAAGGGACAAATGGTGTTGCTGCAATTAGAGGGTGAAAGCACTCACAGTTACTTTATACCTACAACCAAGCGCCCCTACATGGCCATGTGTGTAGGAACCTTCCTGGAAAGTGATGATAGAGCAGTTGAGTTCCCCATCAGCCGAGAAGGCTTAGCTGGTGAATTTAAAGTGTCCCTCATTATTGATGAAAACAAGTATGATACCGGAGTGAATTTGCTACTTTAG
- a CDS encoding spore coat protein CotJB translates to MTQLLLKIQQLEFAACELNLFLDTHPEDQQALAMFNKVHQELMQCVRNYEQLYGPLLNFGFSPALQNTWKWAELPWPWEIKY, encoded by the coding sequence ATGACACAACTACTCTTAAAAATTCAACAGCTGGAATTTGCCGCTTGTGAATTAAACCTTTTCTTGGATACTCACCCGGAAGATCAGCAAGCTCTGGCTATGTTTAATAAAGTACACCAGGAACTAATGCAATGTGTCCGTAATTATGAACAATTATATGGTCCTCTGCTTAATTTTGGTTTTTCCCCTGCCTTGCAAAATACCTGGAAATGGGCCGAACTACCCTGGCCCTGGGAAATCAAATATTAA